The Palleronia sp. THAF1 genome window below encodes:
- the parE gene encoding DNA topoisomerase IV subunit B: protein MADDLLNQGAGPAYDASSIEVLEGLEPVRKRPGMYIGGTDERALHHLVAEVLDNSMDEAVAGHANRISVELHADGSCTVTDNGRGIPTDPHPKFPDKSALEVILCTLHAGGKFSGKAYQTSGGLHGVGISVVNALSDHVRVEVARDRKLVAQEFSRGIPQGPVFDAGAAPNRKGTSVTFHPDAEIFGKLALKPARMMKLVRSKAYLFSGVEIRWKTAIDDGETPTEATFHFPGGLADYLAETLNGASTYADTPFAGQVEFKDAPGKVEWAINWTPARDGFIQSYCNTVPTPEGGTHEAGFWAAILKGIRAHGERVSNRKAAQITREDLTAGGCALVSCFIAEPEFVGQTKDRLATNAAQRLVETAIRDRFDTWLAADTKAAGAILDYLVLRSEERLRRRAEKETQRKSATKKLRLPGKLVDCSAKNRAGTELFIVEGDSAGGSGKAARNRQTQALLPLKGKILNVLGAASSKLGSNAEISDLCQALGTGMSTKFVLDDLRYDKVIIMTDADVDGAHIASLLMTFFYTQMRPMIDAGHLYLACPPLFRLTQGAKRAYCLSEAEKDALMKKGLGGKGKIDVSRFKGLGEMDAKDLKDTTMDPATRKLIRVRIVDEVAGETGDLVERLMGKKPELRFEYIQQNAQFVEELDV from the coding sequence ATGGCCGACGATCTGCTGAACCAGGGCGCAGGCCCCGCATACGACGCATCCTCCATCGAGGTGCTGGAGGGGTTGGAGCCTGTCCGCAAACGCCCTGGCATGTACATCGGTGGGACCGATGAACGCGCATTGCACCACCTCGTGGCCGAGGTGCTGGACAACTCGATGGACGAGGCCGTCGCCGGTCATGCCAACCGGATCTCGGTCGAGCTGCACGCCGATGGCTCCTGCACCGTGACCGACAACGGGCGCGGCATCCCCACCGATCCGCATCCCAAGTTTCCGGACAAATCCGCGCTGGAGGTCATCCTCTGCACCCTGCACGCGGGCGGCAAGTTCAGCGGCAAGGCCTACCAAACCTCCGGCGGTCTGCACGGCGTCGGCATCTCGGTCGTCAACGCGCTGTCCGATCACGTCCGGGTCGAGGTCGCCCGTGACCGCAAGCTGGTCGCGCAAGAGTTCAGCCGCGGCATCCCCCAGGGCCCCGTCTTCGACGCCGGTGCCGCGCCCAACCGCAAGGGTACAAGCGTCACCTTCCACCCGGACGCAGAGATCTTCGGCAAGCTGGCCCTGAAACCCGCGCGCATGATGAAGCTGGTGCGTTCCAAGGCGTACCTGTTCTCGGGCGTCGAAATCCGCTGGAAGACCGCCATCGACGACGGCGAAACCCCGACAGAGGCCACATTCCACTTCCCCGGCGGCCTTGCCGACTACCTTGCCGAAACGCTCAACGGCGCCTCCACCTATGCCGATACGCCATTCGCCGGGCAGGTCGAGTTCAAGGACGCGCCGGGCAAGGTCGAATGGGCCATCAACTGGACGCCTGCCCGCGACGGCTTCATCCAGTCCTATTGCAACACGGTCCCCACCCCCGAAGGCGGCACGCATGAGGCTGGGTTCTGGGCTGCGATCCTCAAGGGCATCCGCGCCCACGGCGAACGCGTCTCTAACCGCAAGGCCGCGCAGATCACCCGCGAGGACCTGACGGCGGGCGGCTGCGCTCTCGTGTCCTGCTTCATCGCAGAGCCCGAGTTCGTCGGCCAGACCAAGGATCGCCTTGCCACCAATGCCGCCCAGCGTCTTGTCGAAACCGCCATCCGCGACCGGTTCGACACCTGGCTGGCCGCCGATACCAAGGCCGCGGGCGCGATACTCGACTACCTTGTGCTGCGGTCCGAGGAACGTCTGCGACGCCGTGCCGAGAAAGAAACCCAGCGCAAGTCCGCCACGAAAAAGCTGCGTCTGCCCGGCAAGTTGGTGGACTGCTCCGCCAAGAACCGCGCGGGCACTGAGCTGTTCATCGTCGAGGGCGACTCGGCCGGAGGCTCCGGCAAGGCCGCGCGCAACCGCCAGACCCAGGCGCTGCTGCCGCTCAAGGGCAAAATCCTGAACGTGCTGGGCGCGGCCTCATCGAAACTGGGGTCGAACGCAGAAATCAGTGACCTCTGCCAAGCCCTTGGCACCGGCATGAGCACCAAGTTCGTGCTGGACGATCTGCGCTACGACAAGGTCATCATCATGACCGACGCCGACGTGGACGGCGCGCATATCGCGTCGCTGTTGATGACCTTCTTCTACACCCAGATGCGCCCCATGATCGACGCCGGGCACCTGTATCTGGCCTGCCCGCCCCTCTTCCGTCTGACCCAAGGGGCCAAACGCGCCTATTGTCTGTCAGAGGCCGAGAAGGATGCGCTGATGAAGAAGGGCCTTGGCGGCAAGGGCAAGATCGACGTCAGCCGCTTCAAGGGCTTGGGAGAGATGGATGCCAAGGATCTGAAAGACACCACGATGGACCCGGCCACCCGCAAGCTGATCCGCGTGCGCATCGTGGACGAGGTCGCCGGCGAAACCGGCGATCTGGTCGAGCGGCTCATGGGCAAGAAACCGGAACTGCGGTTCGAGTATATCCAGCAGAACGCACAGTTCGTGGAGGAGTTGGATGTTTAG
- a CDS encoding MFS transporter: MTDTRPARIAATAAFCLNGLLFGIWAARIPAFVDRFALGHDTLGLLLLCIAGGAIIAFPLSGRASDRIGAARLTRVLVPVQIIALLALALMPQVWLLAPALVIFGAAYGATDVAMNGWATEVEEQRGKPILSSFHAAWSLSGGIGAVTGLALSGVAPLYHFAVIGLPAAALTYWLCRTPWNSRISEDGPVFALPRGPLVLVGIVALSSALAEGAVADWSALYLIEALSQSESRAPLGYACFSVAMVVIRLMGDLLIERLGPITATRTSGIAAVTGATMIAAAPSVAVALPGFVLLGLGLGVIFPLAFSRAAASKTMPAGQAIAAVATLGYGGILIGPPLIGAVAALTSLRFGMGVLAVLAILMIVFASAMRPAAR, from the coding sequence CCTTTTGCCTGAACGGACTTCTGTTCGGCATTTGGGCCGCGCGTATCCCCGCCTTCGTGGACCGCTTCGCGCTCGGCCATGACACGCTGGGCCTTCTGCTTTTGTGCATCGCCGGCGGCGCGATCATCGCTTTCCCCCTTTCAGGCCGCGCGTCCGACCGGATCGGAGCCGCCCGCCTGACGCGCGTTCTCGTCCCCGTACAAATCATCGCCCTACTGGCCTTGGCGCTGATGCCGCAGGTCTGGCTACTGGCCCCCGCGCTGGTCATCTTCGGCGCGGCCTACGGTGCGACCGACGTGGCGATGAACGGCTGGGCGACAGAGGTCGAGGAACAGCGCGGCAAGCCCATCCTGTCGTCGTTCCACGCCGCGTGGTCTCTGTCCGGCGGCATCGGCGCCGTCACGGGTCTGGCCCTCTCCGGGGTCGCGCCGCTTTACCACTTCGCGGTCATCGGACTGCCCGCCGCCGCCCTGACCTACTGGCTTTGCCGCACGCCATGGAACAGCCGCATCAGCGAAGACGGCCCCGTCTTCGCCCTGCCGCGCGGCCCGCTGGTGCTGGTGGGCATCGTGGCGCTGTCCAGCGCGCTCGCCGAAGGTGCGGTCGCGGACTGGAGCGCGCTTTACCTGATCGAAGCGCTCTCGCAATCCGAGTCCCGCGCGCCTTTGGGATACGCCTGCTTTTCTGTCGCCATGGTCGTGATCCGCCTGATGGGGGATCTCCTGATCGAACGCCTCGGCCCGATCACCGCCACCCGCACCAGCGGGATCGCAGCGGTCACCGGCGCGACGATGATCGCGGCGGCCCCGTCGGTCGCTGTCGCCCTGCCCGGTTTCGTGCTGCTGGGCCTTGGCCTTGGCGTGATCTTCCCGCTCGCCTTTAGCCGGGCCGCTGCCTCGAAAACCATGCCAGCAGGCCAGGCCATCGCCGCCGTCGCAACGCTGGGCTACGGCGGCATTCTGATCGGCCCACCCCTGATCGGCGCGGTCGCAGCGCTGACCTCGCTGCGGTTCGGCATGGGCGTTCTGGCCGTGCTGGCTATCCTGATGATCGTCTTCGCAAGCGCCATGCGCCCCGCTGCGCGCTAG